From the Pseudarthrobacter sp. MM222 genome, one window contains:
- the dinB gene encoding DNA polymerase IV: protein MGPDQDKQQLEASLRELRRSSILHVDMDAFFVSVELRSRPNLKGKPVIVGYPADRSVVLSASYEARKFGVRSAMPMVVAARMCPSAVIIEPRHKLYYEVSGQIMAIFGSITDLVEPLSVDEAFLDVGGAIRRLGPPREIGELIRTRVHAELGITASVGIAASKFVAKIASTRCKPDGLLLIGPDETVPYLHSLPVSALWGVGAKTVEVLARMGIRTVADVAASPLPSLRKALGASGEHVYNLSWGIDPRPVTPVRLEKSIGAEETFAVDTADDALLHRELLRLSHRTAERLRSAGMHARTVALKLRYADFSTITRSRTVGTPIDSAQLLYAVAVQLLESVGDRPMTVRLVGIRAEQLEEAAQAPLQLSLDRRDDNWRAAEQALDAVTRKFGTKSVLPARLLDPGRDAG from the coding sequence GTGGGGCCGGACCAGGATAAACAGCAGCTTGAAGCGAGCCTTCGCGAACTCCGGCGCAGCAGTATCCTGCACGTGGACATGGACGCCTTCTTCGTCTCGGTGGAGCTGCGCAGCCGGCCAAACCTCAAGGGCAAGCCCGTCATCGTTGGGTACCCCGCGGACCGGTCCGTCGTGCTTTCCGCTTCCTACGAAGCCCGCAAGTTCGGCGTGCGCTCAGCGATGCCGATGGTGGTCGCGGCGCGCATGTGCCCCTCGGCCGTCATCATCGAGCCGCGCCACAAGCTGTACTACGAGGTGTCCGGCCAGATCATGGCCATCTTCGGCTCGATCACCGATCTGGTGGAACCGCTGAGCGTGGATGAGGCTTTCCTCGACGTCGGCGGAGCAATCCGCCGGCTGGGCCCGCCCCGGGAGATCGGCGAGCTCATCAGGACCCGGGTCCATGCGGAACTGGGGATCACGGCGTCCGTGGGGATCGCGGCCAGCAAGTTCGTGGCCAAGATCGCCTCCACCCGGTGCAAGCCAGACGGCCTGCTGCTGATCGGGCCGGACGAGACGGTGCCTTATCTCCACAGCCTGCCGGTGAGCGCCCTCTGGGGCGTCGGCGCCAAGACCGTTGAGGTGCTGGCCAGGATGGGAATCCGCACCGTGGCGGACGTCGCCGCCTCGCCGCTGCCGTCGCTTCGGAAGGCACTCGGTGCCTCCGGCGAACACGTCTACAACCTGTCCTGGGGGATCGATCCCCGTCCGGTAACCCCGGTGCGGCTGGAAAAAAGCATCGGGGCGGAAGAGACTTTCGCGGTGGACACGGCCGATGACGCGCTGCTGCACCGGGAACTGCTGCGCCTGTCGCACCGCACCGCCGAGCGGCTCCGCAGCGCCGGCATGCACGCCCGTACCGTTGCCCTCAAGCTGCGGTATGCGGATTTCTCCACCATTACCCGCAGCCGGACGGTGGGCACCCCGATCGACAGCGCCCAGCTGCTCTATGCCGTGGCAGTGCAGCTCCTGGAATCCGTTGGGGACCGGCCGATGACGGTCCGGCTGGTCGGCATCCGGGCCGAGCAGCTGGAGGAAGCGGCGCAGGCACCGCTGCAATTGAGCCTGGACCGCCGGGACGACAACTGGCGCGCAGCCGAGCAGGCCCTGGACGCCGTGACCCGAAAATTCGGAACAAAATCAGTGCTGCCCGCCCGACTCCTGGACCCCGGCCGGGATGCCGGCTGA
- a CDS encoding DUF3040 domain-containing protein: MPLSEHEQKLLEQLEKQLHEDDPKFASSMGSDPGRSWSTRHLVIGVLATLAGVLLLLVGVTIQSIPVGVLGFVVMGAGVYFATMRSSVPGKGKSGGTAGKPGKSRSSFMSNLEERWDERHRGDP; this comes from the coding sequence ATGCCGCTCTCGGAGCACGAACAGAAGTTGCTTGAGCAACTTGAGAAGCAGCTGCATGAGGACGATCCCAAGTTCGCCAGCTCAATGGGCTCGGATCCGGGACGTTCATGGTCTACCCGCCACCTGGTGATTGGGGTGCTGGCCACACTGGCGGGCGTCCTGCTCCTGCTGGTTGGGGTGACCATCCAGAGCATTCCGGTCGGGGTACTGGGATTTGTGGTAATGGGAGCGGGCGTCTACTTCGCGACCATGCGCAGCTCCGTTCCCGGTAAGGGCAAGTCCGGTGGAACCGCAGGAAAGCCCGGGAAGTCACGGAGTTCATTCATGAGCAACCTGGAGGAACGCTGGGACGAACGGCACCGGGGGGACCCCTAG
- the mraZ gene encoding division/cell wall cluster transcriptional repressor MraZ, translating into MFLGTHSPRLDEKGRIILPAKFREELAGGLVLTRGQERCIYVFSEAEFGRVHEQMREAPISNKQARDYIRVFLSGASDEVPDKQGRVTIPQALREYAGLGRELAVIGAGTRAEIWDAQAWNEYLAEKETAFSETDDAIPGIL; encoded by the coding sequence GTGTTTCTCGGCACACATTCGCCACGTCTGGACGAAAAGGGCCGGATCATCCTTCCCGCCAAGTTCCGCGAGGAACTGGCCGGCGGGCTGGTTCTCACAAGGGGCCAGGAGCGTTGCATCTACGTCTTCAGTGAGGCGGAATTCGGTCGGGTTCACGAGCAGATGCGGGAGGCGCCAATCTCCAACAAGCAGGCGCGTGACTACATCCGGGTTTTTCTCTCTGGAGCCTCAGACGAGGTACCTGACAAGCAGGGGCGCGTGACGATTCCGCAGGCGCTCCGGGAATACGCAGGACTCGGCAGGGAACTGGCCGTTATCGGTGCCGGAACCCGAGCGGAGATCTGGGACGCCCAAGCCTGGAATGAGTACCTGGCCGAAAAGGAAACAGCCTTCTCGGAGACCGACGACGCCATACCGGGAATCCTCTAG
- the rsmH gene encoding 16S rRNA (cytosine(1402)-N(4))-methyltransferase RsmH codes for MTDSHSKPTSERHVPVLKDRCINLLAPAFEAARGRGETPVVIDATLGMGGHSEAMLQRFPDLHLIGIDRDEEALALAGERLKPFADRIDLVHAVYDEIPEVVEDLGFSQVHGVLMDLGVSSLQLDERERGFAYSFDAPLDMRMDTSRGQTAADVVNNYSEEDLVRIIRKWGEEKFAGRIANRIVSARAAKPFATTGELVEQIRGVVPAGAAKTGGHPAKRTFQALRIEVNEELDVLERAIPAAVNAIAVTGRVVVMSYHSLEDKIVKGFFQAGSKSSAPLGFPVELEEHKAELKTLTKGTEVPTAAEIAENPRAASARLRAVERIRARRDA; via the coding sequence ATGACTGACTCACACTCCAAGCCCACGTCCGAACGCCATGTACCGGTCCTCAAGGACCGGTGCATTAATTTGTTGGCACCTGCTTTCGAGGCCGCCCGTGGCCGCGGCGAAACCCCGGTGGTCATCGACGCCACGCTCGGCATGGGCGGGCATTCCGAAGCCATGCTCCAGCGGTTTCCGGATCTCCACCTGATCGGCATCGACCGTGACGAGGAAGCACTGGCCCTGGCGGGGGAGCGGCTCAAGCCCTTCGCCGATCGTATTGACCTGGTCCACGCCGTGTACGACGAAATCCCGGAGGTCGTGGAGGACCTTGGCTTCAGCCAGGTCCACGGCGTCCTGATGGATCTGGGCGTCTCCTCCCTTCAGCTCGACGAGCGGGAACGCGGCTTCGCGTACTCTTTTGACGCCCCGCTCGATATGCGGATGGACACCAGCCGGGGCCAGACCGCCGCCGACGTCGTCAACAACTACAGCGAAGAGGACCTCGTCCGGATCATCCGGAAGTGGGGGGAAGAGAAGTTCGCCGGCCGGATCGCCAACCGGATTGTCAGCGCCCGCGCCGCGAAGCCCTTCGCCACCACCGGTGAGCTTGTCGAGCAGATCCGCGGGGTTGTCCCGGCCGGTGCCGCGAAGACCGGGGGACACCCTGCCAAGCGCACGTTCCAGGCGCTCCGGATCGAGGTCAACGAGGAACTCGATGTGCTGGAGCGCGCGATCCCCGCGGCAGTCAACGCCATCGCCGTCACCGGCCGCGTCGTCGTGATGTCCTACCACTCGCTCGAGGACAAGATCGTCAAAGGCTTCTTCCAGGCCGGCTCCAAATCCTCCGCCCCGCTGGGGTTCCCGGTGGAGCTCGAGGAGCACAAGGCCGAACTGAAGACCCTCACGAAGGGCACGGAGGTGCCCACCGCCGCCGAAATCGCCGAAAACCCGCGCGCAGCTTCCGCCAGGCTCCGCGCCGTGGAACGCATCAGAGCCAGGAGAGACGCATGA
- a CDS encoding peptidoglycan D,D-transpeptidase FtsI family protein encodes MAQKTRKARKAKVPSATRRLRLGLGLMLTLLLVVGGKLFLVQGLDVGGMAEAALNNRLTPIELPAERGSILDSAGTVLASSVIRYNIVVDQTVNTKTESFPRLDEGKDEIVKVSREQGITELAGLLGMDRNDVRDALTGTKRYYIVAKDLKPDIEDRISKLQIPGLVSEGTSKRVYPNGAVAGGIVGFLRDGTTGQAGLEQTQDEILKGTPGKRLFEIGADGLRIPVGVDQLTPAVNGKDIKLTLNSDLQYFAQQAIQSQRDKLGAEWGVIIISDIKTGNIITMADTNTPDPNDPGKSAPEDRGVRAVTAAYEPGSVEKMITASALIEEGKSSPLDTFTIPPTYTVDGQTFSDAFVHGTEQRTLAGILGWSMNTGTVMAGQRLSKDQRHDWLQKFGIGEAPQIGLPAEATGILTPADEWDGRQEYTVLFGQGVSQSTLQTVRAFQTIANGGVMLQPRLIDSYINPDGTEEKVPAQEPRQVVSQDTAKQVRDILESAVTEGQIKEAGIDGYRVGAKTGTSQSPCDDGKSGFCGFTASMVGMAPMDDPRFIVGVVLQRPKGDIYGISNGPVFRSVMGQTLRTFNVQPSTGEPARLPQFAK; translated from the coding sequence GTGGCGCAGAAAACCCGCAAGGCACGCAAGGCTAAAGTGCCGAGCGCCACACGCAGGCTGCGGCTCGGACTCGGCCTCATGCTCACGCTCCTGCTCGTCGTCGGCGGCAAGCTCTTCCTCGTCCAGGGACTCGACGTCGGTGGCATGGCCGAGGCGGCACTGAACAACCGCCTCACACCGATAGAACTCCCGGCTGAACGCGGCAGCATTCTGGACTCCGCCGGCACCGTGCTGGCCAGCAGCGTGATCCGGTACAACATCGTGGTCGACCAGACCGTCAACACCAAGACCGAGTCGTTCCCACGGCTCGACGAGGGCAAAGACGAGATCGTCAAGGTCTCCCGGGAGCAGGGCATCACCGAGCTCGCCGGGCTGCTGGGCATGGACCGGAACGACGTCCGGGACGCCCTCACCGGCACCAAGCGGTACTACATCGTGGCCAAGGACCTGAAGCCGGACATCGAGGACCGGATCTCCAAACTGCAGATCCCCGGGCTCGTGAGCGAAGGGACCAGCAAGCGCGTCTACCCGAACGGGGCCGTTGCCGGCGGAATTGTGGGTTTCCTGCGGGATGGCACCACCGGCCAGGCCGGGCTCGAGCAGACCCAGGATGAGATCCTCAAGGGCACGCCCGGCAAGCGGCTCTTCGAGATCGGCGCGGACGGCCTGCGGATCCCGGTAGGTGTGGACCAGTTGACCCCGGCCGTGAACGGCAAGGACATCAAGCTCACGCTTAACTCGGATCTCCAGTATTTCGCGCAGCAGGCGATCCAAAGCCAGCGGGACAAGCTCGGCGCCGAATGGGGCGTCATCATCATCTCGGACATCAAAACCGGCAACATCATCACGATGGCGGACACCAACACCCCGGATCCCAACGACCCCGGAAAGTCCGCCCCGGAGGACCGCGGCGTGCGGGCAGTCACCGCCGCCTATGAGCCCGGGTCGGTAGAGAAGATGATTACCGCCTCGGCGCTGATCGAGGAGGGCAAGTCCAGCCCGCTCGACACGTTCACCATTCCGCCGACATACACGGTGGACGGCCAGACCTTCAGCGACGCCTTTGTCCACGGCACCGAGCAGCGGACCCTGGCCGGCATCCTGGGCTGGTCCATGAACACCGGAACCGTCATGGCCGGGCAGCGGCTGAGCAAGGACCAGCGCCACGACTGGCTGCAGAAGTTTGGCATCGGGGAAGCCCCTCAGATCGGTCTTCCGGCCGAAGCCACCGGCATCCTGACCCCGGCCGACGAGTGGGACGGCCGGCAGGAATACACGGTGCTGTTCGGGCAAGGCGTCTCCCAGTCCACGCTCCAGACCGTCCGCGCCTTCCAGACCATTGCCAATGGCGGCGTGATGCTCCAGCCGCGGCTGATCGACAGCTACATCAACCCTGACGGCACCGAGGAAAAGGTCCCGGCGCAGGAGCCGCGGCAGGTCGTGTCCCAGGACACGGCCAAGCAGGTCCGCGACATCCTCGAAAGTGCCGTGACAGAGGGCCAGATCAAGGAGGCCGGCATCGACGGCTACCGGGTGGGCGCGAAGACCGGCACATCCCAGTCGCCGTGCGATGACGGCAAATCGGGGTTCTGCGGTTTCACCGCCTCCATGGTGGGGATGGCGCCGATGGACGATCCGCGGTTTATTGTTGGAGTAGTCCTGCAACGGCCCAAGGGTGATATCTACGGCATCTCGAATGGCCCGGTATTCCGCTCGGTGATGGGTCAGACGCTGCGGACGTTCAACGTCCAGCCGTCCACCGGGGAGCCCGCCCGGCTGCCGCAGTTCGCCAAGTAG
- a CDS encoding UDP-N-acetylmuramoyl-L-alanyl-D-glutamate--2,6-diaminopimelate ligase encodes MSELNAPENSAAPSGPDSTSAFRPTAVAAVPLATIGQSFGVTVPGASGTVEVTGISLNSRSVQQGDLYVALPGATRHGADFVSEAVEAGAAAVLTDDAGARLLALSNDISVPVLLAAEPRSLVGRLSALIYQGQTGDAASPALFGVTGTNGKTTTTYFINALLGALGQKTGLIGTIEILAGGEPIPSLLTTPESTDVHALLALMRERGLDAASMEVSSHAVSFHRVDGVVFDVVGFTNLTQDHLDLHGSMEEYFQTKARLFTAERAGAAVITVDDEWGRRLAASAGVPVTTLSTAPPAAEVDGGTAADWTVTGQSPQGLGTDFTLQHRNGTALRVHTGLPGGFNVANAALATVMVLAGGHDAGAVQAALDAKDPFTVAVPGRMQLISTAPAAVVDFAHNPDALARALEAVRSPVPGSKVIVVFGATGQRDQSKRPAMGAIAARLADTVIVSDDDPHDEDAAGIRSDVLAGALEAKNREGLGCTVVEVFPRDAAIRRAVELAGAEDTILVAGRGHEVWQEVKGVNFALDDRVELRSALTARGFTVLQDQRIES; translated from the coding sequence TTGTCAGAGCTCAACGCCCCAGAGAATTCCGCCGCGCCGTCCGGCCCGGATTCCACCTCGGCTTTCCGGCCCACTGCCGTCGCCGCCGTGCCGTTGGCAACCATCGGGCAGTCATTCGGCGTCACCGTTCCCGGCGCGTCCGGCACGGTGGAGGTCACCGGAATCTCCCTGAACTCCCGCAGTGTCCAGCAGGGCGACCTGTACGTCGCCCTGCCGGGTGCCACCCGGCACGGCGCGGACTTTGTCTCCGAAGCGGTGGAAGCCGGGGCCGCTGCAGTGCTCACTGACGACGCCGGCGCGCGGCTGCTGGCGCTCTCGAACGACATCTCCGTCCCGGTACTGCTGGCCGCGGAACCCCGCAGCCTGGTCGGCCGCCTGTCCGCCCTGATCTACCAGGGCCAGACCGGCGACGCCGCCTCGCCGGCCCTCTTCGGCGTCACCGGCACCAATGGCAAGACGACGACCACCTATTTCATCAACGCCCTGCTGGGTGCCCTCGGCCAGAAGACCGGCCTGATCGGGACCATCGAGATCCTCGCGGGCGGGGAGCCGATCCCAAGCCTGCTTACGACGCCGGAATCCACCGATGTCCATGCCCTGCTGGCCCTCATGCGCGAACGCGGCCTTGACGCCGCGTCGATGGAGGTCTCCTCGCACGCCGTTTCCTTCCACCGCGTGGACGGCGTCGTGTTCGACGTCGTTGGCTTCACCAACCTGACCCAGGACCACCTGGACCTGCACGGCAGCATGGAGGAGTACTTCCAGACCAAGGCCCGGCTGTTCACGGCAGAGCGCGCCGGCGCCGCGGTGATCACCGTCGACGACGAGTGGGGCCGGAGGCTCGCGGCGTCGGCCGGAGTTCCGGTCACCACCCTCTCCACCGCGCCGCCGGCAGCCGAGGTCGACGGGGGAACCGCAGCGGACTGGACGGTCACCGGTCAGTCGCCGCAGGGGCTGGGGACCGACTTCACCCTGCAGCACCGGAACGGTACCGCCCTGCGCGTGCACACCGGCCTTCCGGGCGGCTTCAACGTGGCCAACGCCGCACTCGCCACGGTCATGGTGCTCGCGGGCGGGCACGACGCCGGCGCGGTGCAGGCCGCCCTCGACGCCAAGGATCCTTTCACGGTTGCGGTTCCGGGCCGCATGCAGCTCATCTCCACCGCACCCGCCGCGGTGGTCGACTTCGCCCACAACCCCGATGCCCTGGCCCGCGCCCTCGAAGCCGTCCGCTCGCCTGTTCCGGGCTCCAAGGTGATCGTCGTCTTCGGCGCCACCGGTCAGCGCGACCAGAGCAAGCGCCCGGCGATGGGCGCCATCGCCGCCCGGCTCGCGGACACCGTCATTGTCAGCGACGACGACCCGCACGACGAGGATGCTGCGGGCATCCGCTCGGACGTTCTGGCCGGAGCCCTCGAGGCCAAGAACCGTGAGGGCCTGGGGTGCACGGTTGTCGAGGTCTTCCCACGCGACGCCGCCATCCGGAGGGCCGTTGAGCTCGCCGGGGCGGAGGACACCATCCTGGTCGCGGGGCGGGGCCATGAAGTGTGGCAGGAAGTCAAGGGTGTCAATTTCGCCCTCGACGACAGGGTGGAGCTCCGCTCCGCCTTGACAGCACGGGGATTCACCGTTCTCCAAGACCAGCGGATAGAGTCCTAA
- a CDS encoding UDP-N-acetylmuramoyl-tripeptide--D-alanyl-D-alanine ligase: MIALTAAEIADITNGRLAAEPGITPGSVVTDSREAAAGSLYVAKPGEAADGHDFVGAAFERGAVLALVEHDVADADGRNYPAVVVQDSVLAMGALAAETVRRIRARRNAEGAPLTVIGITGSAGKTTTKDLLAGILTAGSDGDNGSGAKTVAPQGSYNGEVGVPLTVFKAGFDTRYLVIEMGATGVGHIRYLADMVRPDIGVVLGVGTAHAGEFGGVENIVIAKGELVEALPAEGTAILNLDDARVAGMAERTGAAVLGYSAQPARAGRPGEAGTYRAGAEHVRAEGVELNVSGNPEFELFLPGDTAGHHVSSRLIGAHHISNLLAAAAAAHAAGIAPAAIAASLSAQTAASRWRMERTERADGVTIINDAYNANPESMRAALRTLADLGRGRRTWAVLGAMLELGPDSIREHMAVGTQVVRLNISRLVVVGREARSLYVSAVNEGSWGDECVFTESADEAYELLQAELQPGDLVLFKSSNSIGLRHLGDRIALPPQAPGGPAAGAAAHAAESAAGKPAGTATEGSALL; encoded by the coding sequence ATGATTGCACTTACAGCGGCGGAAATCGCCGACATAACCAACGGCCGGCTGGCTGCTGAACCGGGCATCACGCCCGGCTCCGTGGTAACCGACTCCCGTGAAGCCGCAGCGGGTTCCCTCTACGTGGCGAAGCCAGGCGAGGCGGCCGACGGACACGACTTCGTGGGCGCCGCCTTCGAACGCGGCGCAGTTCTGGCCCTTGTGGAGCACGACGTCGCCGACGCCGACGGCCGGAACTACCCGGCCGTCGTCGTCCAGGACTCCGTCCTCGCCATGGGGGCCCTCGCCGCCGAGACAGTCCGCAGGATCCGGGCCCGCCGGAACGCCGAAGGCGCACCGCTGACCGTCATCGGCATCACCGGATCCGCGGGTAAGACCACCACCAAGGACCTGCTGGCCGGCATCCTCACCGCCGGCAGCGACGGCGACAACGGCTCTGGAGCCAAGACGGTCGCCCCGCAGGGCTCCTACAACGGCGAGGTCGGCGTTCCACTGACCGTGTTCAAAGCGGGCTTTGACACCCGCTACCTCGTGATCGAGATGGGCGCCACCGGTGTCGGACACATCCGCTACCTCGCGGACATGGTCCGCCCCGACATCGGCGTGGTACTTGGCGTCGGCACAGCGCACGCCGGCGAATTCGGTGGAGTGGAGAACATCGTCATCGCCAAGGGCGAACTCGTCGAGGCCCTCCCGGCCGAAGGCACCGCGATCCTGAACCTGGACGACGCCCGCGTCGCCGGCATGGCTGAGCGTACCGGCGCCGCCGTTCTCGGCTACTCCGCCCAGCCCGCCCGCGCCGGCCGTCCCGGCGAAGCCGGTACATACAGAGCCGGTGCCGAGCATGTCCGGGCCGAAGGCGTTGAACTGAACGTTTCCGGAAACCCCGAGTTTGAGCTCTTCCTGCCGGGCGACACCGCCGGCCACCACGTCAGCTCACGGCTGATCGGGGCCCACCACATCAGCAACCTGCTGGCAGCGGCAGCAGCAGCCCACGCCGCCGGCATCGCCCCGGCAGCGATCGCCGCCTCGCTGAGCGCGCAGACAGCTGCGAGCCGGTGGCGGATGGAACGCACCGAGCGGGCCGACGGCGTCACCATCATCAACGATGCCTACAACGCGAACCCGGAATCCATGCGGGCAGCCCTGCGGACCCTCGCCGACCTCGGCCGGGGCCGCCGGACCTGGGCGGTGCTTGGCGCCATGCTCGAGCTGGGCCCGGACTCCATCCGCGAGCACATGGCCGTCGGCACCCAGGTGGTCCGGCTCAACATCTCCCGGCTGGTGGTGGTGGGCAGGGAAGCGCGGTCGCTCTACGTGTCCGCGGTCAACGAAGGATCCTGGGGCGACGAATGCGTCTTCACCGAGTCCGCCGACGAGGCCTACGAGCTCCTGCAGGCCGAACTCCAGCCGGGGGACCTCGTGCTCTTCAAGTCCTCGAACAGCATCGGGCTGCGCCACCTGGGCGATCGGATAGCATTGCCTCCACAAGCCCCGGGCGGCCCCGCCGCCGGCGCTGCTGCCCATGCCGCCGAATCCGCGGCTGGAAAACCGGCCGGAACCGCCACTGAAGGGAGTGCGCTGCTGTGA
- the mraY gene encoding phospho-N-acetylmuramoyl-pentapeptide-transferase — translation MIALLMGSGLALLFALVGTPLFIRLLVHKSYGQFIRDDGPTTHHTKRGTPTMGGTIVVLAVLASYGLTHLIMWMINPASPGPSASALLLLFLMVGMGFVGFLDDFIKISKQRSLGLDVKAKLILQAAVGIAFAVLVLQFPDENGLTPASTQISLVRDIPWLNLAFGGTVLGAILFVLWSNLIVTAATNGVNLTDGLDGLAAGASIMVFGAYTLIGIWQSNQACGSPRQAGSGCYSVRDPLDLALLAAILSAALVGFLWWNTSPAKIFMGDTGSLAIGGAVAGFAILSRTELLLGFIGGLFVLITLSVIIQVGYFKITKGKRFFKMAPLQHHFELKGWAEVTVVVRFWILCGLFVAAGLGIFYAEWVVLL, via the coding sequence GTGATTGCACTGCTGATGGGCTCCGGCCTGGCCCTGCTCTTTGCCCTCGTGGGCACCCCGCTGTTCATCCGGCTCCTGGTCCACAAGAGCTACGGGCAGTTCATCCGCGATGACGGCCCCACCACGCACCACACCAAGCGCGGCACCCCCACCATGGGCGGCACCATCGTGGTGCTCGCTGTCCTCGCCAGCTACGGGCTGACCCACCTGATCATGTGGATGATCAACCCGGCCTCACCGGGCCCCTCCGCCTCGGCACTGCTCCTGCTGTTCCTCATGGTCGGTATGGGGTTCGTCGGATTCCTCGACGACTTCATCAAGATCTCCAAGCAGCGCAGCCTCGGCCTGGACGTCAAAGCCAAGCTGATCCTGCAGGCCGCCGTCGGGATCGCGTTTGCCGTCCTGGTGCTGCAGTTCCCCGACGAAAATGGGCTCACCCCGGCGTCCACCCAGATCTCCCTGGTCCGCGACATCCCGTGGCTGAACCTGGCGTTCGGCGGAACCGTGCTCGGCGCCATCCTGTTCGTGCTCTGGTCGAACCTGATCGTCACTGCGGCGACCAACGGCGTGAACCTCACCGACGGCCTCGACGGGCTCGCCGCCGGTGCCTCCATCATGGTGTTCGGGGCCTACACCCTGATAGGTATCTGGCAGAGCAACCAGGCCTGCGGCTCCCCGCGGCAGGCCGGCAGCGGCTGCTATTCCGTCCGCGACCCGCTGGACCTTGCCCTGCTCGCTGCCATCCTCAGCGCCGCCCTGGTGGGCTTCCTCTGGTGGAACACCTCACCGGCGAAAATCTTCATGGGAGACACCGGATCGCTGGCCATCGGCGGCGCCGTCGCCGGCTTCGCGATCCTCTCCCGGACCGAACTGCTGCTCGGCTTCATTGGCGGCCTGTTCGTCCTGATCACCTTGTCCGTCATCATCCAGGTCGGCTATTTCAAGATCACCAAGGGAAAGCGGTTCTTCAAAATGGCCCCGCTCCAGCACCACTTTGAACTTAAGGGCTGGGCGGAAGTCACCGTCGTTGTCCGGTTCTGGATCCTCTGCGGGCTGTTCGTCGCCGCGGGGCTCGGAATCTTCTACGCCGAATGGGTGGTGCTCCTGTGA